One part of the Sciurus carolinensis chromosome 6, mSciCar1.2, whole genome shotgun sequence genome encodes these proteins:
- the LOC124986979 gene encoding small ubiquitin-related modifier 1, translating into MSDQEAKPSTEDLGDKKEGEYIKLKVIGQDSSEIHFKVKMTTHLKKLKESYCQRHGVPMNSLRFLFEGQRIADNHTPKEL; encoded by the coding sequence ATGTCTGATCAGGAGGCAAAACCTTCGACTGAGGATTTGGGGGATAAGAAAGAAGGAGAATACATTAAACTCAAAGTCATTGGACAGGATAGCAGTGAGATTCACTTCAAAGTGAAAATGACAACACATCTCAAAAAACTCAAAGAATCATACTGTCAAAGACATGGGGTTCCAATGAATTCACTCAGGTTTCTCTTTGAAGGTCAGAGAATTGCTGATAATCATACTCCAAAAGAACTGTGA